The genomic window AGCGCAACAGCTATTAGAGCAGCACAACTACCGATAATAAGTTAGGAGTGAGGAGTCAAGAGTGAGTAATTATGAAAATTATAAATTTTCTTAACTCCAAACTCCTGTACAGACGCGATTAATCGCGTCTAAATTGTCAACGCCTGCCAAGTACGTTGACCAACTATTCCATCTGTTGCTAAATTCCGCTGGTTTTGAAAGGCTTTGATAGCAGTCTCTGTCAGTGCGCCAAAAATCCCATCTACTCTTACGGCATAACCGTTAGACACTAAAAGCTGTTGTAAGGCTCTGACAGCAACACCAGAGCTACCGAAATTAAGAGTAGGTAGTTGGCTACTAAACTTCTGGAACCGTCCTGTAGCCTTTGCAAGGACTTTACCTCCAGACTGAGAATACTTCTTAGACTCACCTAAGTTAGAAGAAGCTAGGAACTGATTCTTTTTACTGATTTTCTTAAGTATGTGTTCTTTATCCACTGCGATCGCACAGGGACAAGCCTGGTAAATTCCATCTGTCTGGATGAATTCAGGTGGTGTGGCTTGAGCTGTTATCTCTAACTGACTCTGTTTTGACTGCTTTACGTCATTTTCCATCTGAAATAATTGCTGCTGTGGCAAATTGGCCCCAGATGCTTGTCTTATTGTTAACACGTCCATCATCATCAGGCCAATTTAAGTCATTGTAGTTCATTTTACTTCAAGCAATATTTTTTTTAAGCAACACACTGCTGCTGTCCGGGATAGTGCATACTGACCAAATAAATTTATGCCTACACTTTGAAAGGGCTAATCTTAACTACAGCAATTCTAATTACTTTCGGCCTCGCTTTTGCATTTCTTGCTGACGCATGGGCATAGCGTCAATTTCTTTAAAAATTGCTGTCGCCTGGACTGGTGTAGCATCACTGCGCTTAACACCACCATCTTTGCCCACCAAAATCACGCGGAAATTTTCTTTGTTAACCCCAAAGCGATCGCGCAACTTGGCAGCAGAAGACTCATCTATTGGCTGTTTGTTGGCATAGCTTTCATCTGTTGCCAAAACCTGAACAAGAACTAAATCCCGATCTGCAAAACCGCTGTTATGCTTATCCAATAGTTGCATTTGCTGCTGATAGGTATGGTTATCAACAGACGGTGCAAAGACTAGTAGTACGCGGTTTTTCCATTTTTGGGAACTGAGGTTAAATGAAGACATTTTGATGGCATGATTGGTTGAACCTTGGACAATATCAGCTTTGCTAACTGGCAACAGGACTATACACGCTAATAGGGGAAGGGCAATTAATACTGAATTATTCACAATGGGTTTTTTTGTTATTCGTTTTCTATCCTCTCAAGCTATCATTGGTTTCCCTACTTTTCCTCTATCTGTTGATGGTTTATCTTCGTATTTGCCTTGTGTTTACAGCGCTTATTATGCCTACTGTTCGGTATAGCGACGCGGCGTATAAACCCAGATATTACCATCGCGGCGCTTGATGGTTCGGGTTTTTGTGGAACCAACGAGAATAATTGTCCGCATATCAGCGGTTGCTGGTGCTAACTGGTCAAGTGTGATCGCTTTCACCGTCTGTCCTGGTCTGCCGAGATTTTGCGCTAACACTACTGGTGTATCTGGTGTTCTATATAGCAGTAAAATCTTTCTCGCTTCTGCCAGTTGCCAGGTACGCTCTTTGGAAACAGGATTGTAGAAAGCAATTACGAAATCAGCTTTAGCAGCAGCGGCAATTCGTTGTTCGATCGCAGACCAAGGCTTCAAGATGTCAGAAAGGGAAATAGCACAGAAGTCATGCCCAAGAGGCGCACCAATCGCTGCTGCTGCTGCCTGCATGGCTGAAATGCCTGGTGCTACATGAATGTCGATACTATCCCATTCGGGTTTGGCATAGCGATCGCATACTTCAAAAACCGCTGTTGCCATTGCATAGATACCGGGATCACCAGATGAAACTACAGCTACATATCGCCCAGATGCTGCCAAATCAAGGGCCATTTTTGCCCGTGCTTCTTCTTCGCGGTTGTCGGACTCATGCCGTTGCTTGCCATCAGCCAGAGAACCAACTAAATCTAAATAAGTTTTGTAACCTACTAAATCAGTTGCGGACTTGAGTATCTCCTTCACTTCTGGAGACATCCATTGCGATCCACCAGGACCCGTGCCTATAATCGCTAACCGTCCGCGTGGCTGACCGATGGTGTTGGGGTCAATTGGTTGAGGGGCAATGGCGATCGCCAAATGGGGAGATGAGGGAGATAAAGGGAATGTACCTGTCGCGGCGATCGCTGCTGCTTGGGCGAGGCTATAACCTGATGATAGCTGGACTTCTAGCTGATTTGGGGTAAAAAAGCGGGCAGGCACTCCCAAGGCGCTAGCTACGGCATGGATTCCTGGATCGGCAGCAGCGGTGATGGGTGCAAATATCCCGGCGACTGATGCTCTTTCTAGTCTGGCATCAGCTAGTAGCTGCTGTACTAAAGCGACTGCATCATCTGCATAGCCAATCATGCCACTAATTGCGATCGCTATAGTTGCAGGGTGGTAGACAAGGCAGTTTGCTCTAGGAGTCACCAAATGTTCGGTAACTTGGATAGTCAAATCTCCTTTTGGATCTATGGGCAGTTTACTATCGCTCAACCAAGGTGCTATGCCTTCTAGTTTGACTTGCGCTCCGGCTAGCAAATCTGAGATAAATTTCTTCGCATCGTCTGGGTTTGCTAAATGGTATCCAGGGGGAGGAAACAATAGCGTTGTGCCCAAACGGAGGTCACCTGTGGTCGTAATTGCAGGCTTGACATCAAGCGCTTCAGCAATGCGGCGGGCCAAATCGTTTACCCCAGCAAGTCCGCCTAAGAGGGGTACAACAGCACTACCATCTTCAGCCACAGCTAGCACTGCTGGTTCCTGTTGTTTATCCGAGAGTACCGGAGCCAGCGTCCTGATCAGAATGCCGGCAGCACAAATGCCAATCAGTGGCGTTCCTTGGGCGAATAACTCGCGCAACGTCTTGCCAAAATTAGTAAAGCTGACATCAACTCCCGATGTGCGACCCGCTAGACCGTATAGCGTCGCCCCTGGTAGGACGGTGATTATTTTGCGTGCTACTGTCACACTATTTTGACCTAGTACTACAATGGCAGGTGCAACGTTGATCATCATAAGTAGATATCTTGCAAAATTTGATATCCTTCAAATGAAACCACAGATTTAGACATGTAGCGACTTCGTGCGAAGTGCGTAAGCGTAACCCGTGTAGACATCGCTTGATAATAAATAGGTAAAATCCACTTTGCGTCTACGCATACAAACAGCGCCTGAATTTTTGGGCTATAGCACGTTTACTTCCCGATATGCAAGAGATTCTCTTGTCGCGCGATTCCGCAGTCGGTGTGATATAGAGGGTCATTTGCTTGTGTTAAAGCTGATACCTGACGTTGCTTTGTGGTGGTTTTTGATTGTCAACGCGAAGAAG from Nostoc sp. UHCC 0926 includes these protein-coding regions:
- the cobJ gene encoding precorrin-3B C(17)-methyltransferase, which produces MINVAPAIVVLGQNSVTVARKIITVLPGATLYGLAGRTSGVDVSFTNFGKTLRELFAQGTPLIGICAAGILIRTLAPVLSDKQQEPAVLAVAEDGSAVVPLLGGLAGVNDLARRIAEALDVKPAITTTGDLRLGTTLLFPPPGYHLANPDDAKKFISDLLAGAQVKLEGIAPWLSDSKLPIDPKGDLTIQVTEHLVTPRANCLVYHPATIAIAISGMIGYADDAVALVQQLLADARLERASVAGIFAPITAAADPGIHAVASALGVPARFFTPNQLEVQLSSGYSLAQAAAIAATGTFPLSPSSPHLAIAIAPQPIDPNTIGQPRGRLAIIGTGPGGSQWMSPEVKEILKSATDLVGYKTYLDLVGSLADGKQRHESDNREEEARAKMALDLAASGRYVAVVSSGDPGIYAMATAVFEVCDRYAKPEWDSIDIHVAPGISAMQAAAAAIGAPLGHDFCAISLSDILKPWSAIEQRIAAAAKADFVIAFYNPVSKERTWQLAEARKILLLYRTPDTPVVLAQNLGRPGQTVKAITLDQLAPATADMRTIILVGSTKTRTIKRRDGNIWVYTPRRYTEQ
- a CDS encoding peptidoglycan-binding domain-containing protein; translated protein: MENDVKQSKQSQLEITAQATPPEFIQTDGIYQACPCAIAVDKEHILKKISKKNQFLASSNLGESKKYSQSGGKVLAKATGRFQKFSSQLPTLNFGSSGVAVRALQQLLVSNGYAVRVDGIFGALTETAIKAFQNQRNLATDGIVGQRTWQALTI
- a CDS encoding DUF4174 domain-containing protein; translated protein: MNNSVLIALPLLACIVLLPVSKADIVQGSTNHAIKMSSFNLSSQKWKNRVLLVFAPSVDNHTYQQQMQLLDKHNSGFADRDLVLVQVLATDESYANKQPIDESSAAKLRDRFGVNKENFRVILVGKDGGVKRSDATPVQATAIFKEIDAMPMRQQEMQKRGRK